CGAGGATGACCAGTTGCTGCACCGCCTCGGCGCGCTCCTCGACGATGATCAGGTCGAAGTCCTGGAACTCGACACACAGGCCGGTCACTTCGATCTCGTCGGGAAACCGTTCGAACCGCAGCTCCACGGGCCGTCCGCCGCGGCGCACGCTCATCGCCTCGCACAGCGCCCGGCACACCTCGTGCACCCCGGTCGGGGGCCGCGGTGCGGCCCGTACGGCGGCGGCGAGTTCGCCCGCCAGATCGCGCATGGCAGAACCGCTTCTCGCCCGCCGCAGCGCCGCGGCGATCCGCCCCGAACTCCTGCGCGCGCCCGCGATGTCCATCGATCCCCCTTCTCACCACCGCACGGCAGTCCGTCCGAGAGTACGCGGCGGGAAGTGCCCGCGTCATGCGATCCGGCGAGCGATCGTTCAAGCGGGAACGACATGGCCTGAACCGTCCCGGACAGCGTTGTCAGCAGGTGGGAACGATCTCCGGGGTTCTGAAAATCCTGTCCGGACCATTGACGTGCAAGCGCTTCCTATCTACGGTCCCGTTCGAAGTTACGGGCGCCTTTCGATATACCGAACAACTGACACGTTTCTCTGAACTCGGAAAGTAAGGGCAGGCAATGGGACGACCTGACCTGAATCGCAGGCAACTGCTGACCGCGGCGGGCGGACTCGCCGTCGCGGGCAGCTTCGGTTTCGCGGCGCTCGGGACGGGTGCCGACGCACTGGCCTCCGGCGCGGACACCCGCGTGCGGTACTGGAACCTCTTCAGCGGCGGCGACGGCGCCAACATGATCACGATGCTGGACGCCTTCCGCAAGGAACACCCCGACATCGCGGTCAAGGACTCCACCCTCCAGTGGGGCAACCCCTTCTACACCAAGCTCGCCATGGCCGCCGCGGGCAACCGCGCCCCCGAACTGGGCGTGATGCACATGGGCCGGGTCACCGGCTTCTCACCGGGGCGCCTCCTGGACCCCTGGGACGTGGACCTGCTCGCCAAGTACGGCGTACGGGAGCAGGACTTCAACCCCGCGCTGTGGAAGCGCGGCGTCATCGACGGCAAGCTCTACGCCCTGCCGCTCGACATCCACGTCCAGCTCTGCTTCTACCGCAAGGACGTGCTGAAGAAGGCCGGCCTGCTCGGCGACGACGGCCGCATGATCCCGGTGGGCTCCACCACCGAGTGGTTCGACGTGCTGAAGAAGGCCAAGGCGGTCCAGAAGAAGGGCCTCCAGACCATCGGCCTGTGGACCAACGACCAGAACTTCCAGTGGTGGTTCTTCGTCGCCTTCTACACCCAGCTCGGCGGCGAGTGGTTCAACGCCGAGAACACCGAGGTGCTCTTCGACCCCGACAAGGCCACCCAGGTCCTGGAGTTCCTCCGGCAGCACGTCACCGACGGCTATGTCATCCCCGGCGCCCCCACCGGCGAACAGTTCATCAACGGCGCCCCCTTCACCTGGGAGGGCAACTGGTCCGTCCCGGTCTTCTCCGGGGCCAAGCTCGACTACGGCGCCACCCCGCTGCCGCCCGTCTTCGGCAAGCAGGCCACCCACGCCGAGTCGCACGCCTTCGTCCTGCCCCACCAGGCCGGCCGCGGCGGCGCCACCAACGACGGCGCCCACCAGCTCGCCGCCTACGTCGTCCAGCACGCCCAGCAGTGGGCGGCCGGCGGCCACATCCCCGCGTACACGCCGACGCTCTCCACGGCCGCGTACAAGAAGCTCACCCCGCAGAACGAGTACGTCAGCGCCATGGACCACCAGGCCACCGAGCCCAAGGTGTGGTTCGCGGGCTCCACCGGCGTCCTCGCCCAGGACCTCGGCCCGGTCGTCGTCTCCTCGACGATGGGCTCCGCCAAGCCCGACAAGGTCGCCCAGACCATGAAGAGCCATCTCACCAAGCTCCTCGCGTCCAAGAACCCGATGGACGGCAGGACCGCCGCGCAGGGAGGTGCGGTCGCATGACGACCAGTGCTCAGACCGTCGCCGTACCGGCCCGCGCGAAGACCGCGACCGCCGCCGCGACCGTCCGCCGCAAGCAGGGCTTCCAGCACGGCGGCTGGTTCATCGCCCCGTTCCTGGCGCTCTTCGCCGTGTTCGTGGTCTGGCCGCTGCTGCGCGGCGTCTGGCTCAGCTTCACGGACGCCAACATCTCCGGCGAGGGCGCGAGCTTCGTCGGCCTCGACAACTACCGCGAGGCCCTGAACGACCAGGCGATGTGGGACGCGCTCGGCCACAGCGCCTACTTCACGCTCCTCGTCGTCCCCTGCATCACGCTCCTGGCCTTCCTGCTCGCGATGCTGGCCCACCACATCGAGCGCGGCAAATGGCTGTGGCGCCTGTGCTTCTTCGCGCCCTTCCTCCTCCCGTCCACCGTCGCCGCCAACATGTGGCAGTGGCTGTTCACCCAGGGCATCGGCCTGTTCAACGAGACCTTCGGCCTCGACACCCCCTGGCTGACCGACAAGTCCTACGCCATGCTCGCCATCGTCATCACCACCCTGTGGTGGACGGTCGGCTTCAGCTTCCTGCTCTACCTCGCCGCCCTCCAGGGCATCCCCGGCCACCTCTACGAGGCGGCCAAGCTGGACGGCGCCAACGCCTGGCACCGCATGGTCCACATCACCCTGCCGATGCTGCGCAACATCACCGGCCTGGTGATCGCGCTCCAGATCCTCGCCTCGCTCCAGCTCTTCGACCAGGCCGTCGTGATGATGGACTTCGGCCCCGGACCGGAGCTCTCCACCCGCTCCTTCGTCCAGTACACCCTCGAACAGGGCTTCACCGCCTACCGCGTGGGCTACGCCTCCGCGATGTCCATCATCTTCTTCGTGATCATCGCCGCCGTCGCCCTGGGCCGGATGGCGCTGCTGCGCACCCGTGAGGA
This DNA window, taken from Streptomyces sp. NBC_00663, encodes the following:
- a CDS encoding toxin-antitoxin system, toxin component family protein, whose protein sequence is MDIAGARRSSGRIAAALRRARSGSAMRDLAGELAAAVRAAPRPPTGVHEVCRALCEAMSVRRGGRPVELRFERFPDEIEVTGLCVEFQDFDLIIVEERAEAVQQLVILGHELWHLHAGHRHGVGSAAARALAGEPDWKDALTVAARDGSRQTDEAEADDFGHRLAAVFRPCLSGHGGRRHLEPLERSLGYRGRRGTDR
- a CDS encoding extracellular solute-binding protein, which codes for MGRPDLNRRQLLTAAGGLAVAGSFGFAALGTGADALASGADTRVRYWNLFSGGDGANMITMLDAFRKEHPDIAVKDSTLQWGNPFYTKLAMAAAGNRAPELGVMHMGRVTGFSPGRLLDPWDVDLLAKYGVREQDFNPALWKRGVIDGKLYALPLDIHVQLCFYRKDVLKKAGLLGDDGRMIPVGSTTEWFDVLKKAKAVQKKGLQTIGLWTNDQNFQWWFFVAFYTQLGGEWFNAENTEVLFDPDKATQVLEFLRQHVTDGYVIPGAPTGEQFINGAPFTWEGNWSVPVFSGAKLDYGATPLPPVFGKQATHAESHAFVLPHQAGRGGATNDGAHQLAAYVVQHAQQWAAGGHIPAYTPTLSTAAYKKLTPQNEYVSAMDHQATEPKVWFAGSTGVLAQDLGPVVVSSTMGSAKPDKVAQTMKSHLTKLLASKNPMDGRTAAQGGAVA
- a CDS encoding carbohydrate ABC transporter permease — protein: MTTSAQTVAVPARAKTATAAATVRRKQGFQHGGWFIAPFLALFAVFVVWPLLRGVWLSFTDANISGEGASFVGLDNYREALNDQAMWDALGHSAYFTLLVVPCITLLAFLLAMLAHHIERGKWLWRLCFFAPFLLPSTVAANMWQWLFTQGIGLFNETFGLDTPWLTDKSYAMLAIVITTLWWTVGFSFLLYLAALQGIPGHLYEAAKLDGANAWHRMVHITLPMLRNITGLVIALQILASLQLFDQAVVMMDFGPGPELSTRSFVQYTLEQGFTAYRVGYASAMSIIFFVIIAAVALGRMALLRTREEGTR